A window of Blastocatellia bacterium contains these coding sequences:
- a CDS encoding sigma-70 family RNA polymerase sigma factor codes for MSCQEGDQEAFQQLFLLYKDRVYSLALHFSNNENIVADITQTVFLKLFIKTKEFRFDSDFNTWLYRIVVNECIEQHRKEQRFLPFILEKMSKLFYRDSHDAKLLRKQARTEIQAVIAGLDIKLKLPVILKYIEDLSYEEIAEIVGCSKGTVASRLNRAHKILSQKLAHLEIVLGEIQ; via the coding sequence TTGTCGTGTCAAGAGGGCGACCAAGAAGCGTTTCAACAGTTATTTTTGCTTTATAAAGACCGCGTTTATTCTCTGGCCCTGCATTTTAGCAATAATGAAAATATTGTTGCTGATATTACCCAAACAGTTTTTCTAAAACTCTTTATCAAGACAAAAGAGTTTCGTTTTGATTCAGACTTTAATACTTGGCTCTATCGCATCGTCGTCAATGAGTGCATAGAGCAACACAGGAAAGAACAACGTTTTCTTCCCTTCATCTTAGAAAAAATGAGTAAGTTATTTTATAGAGACTCACACGACGCTAAATTGCTTCGTAAGCAAGCTAGAACTGAGATTCAAGCCGTAATTGCAGGTTTAGACATAAAGTTAAAGCTACCTGTAATACTTAAATATATTGAAGACCTTTCATATGAAGAAATAGCTGAAATTGTCGGCTGTTCAAAAGGCACAGTAGCATCCCGTCTTAATCGTGCGCATAAAATTTTGTCACAAAAGCTTGCTCATTTAGAAATTGTACTAGGAGAAATACAATGA